A region of uncultured Draconibacterium sp. DNA encodes the following proteins:
- a CDS encoding M3 family metallopeptidase has product MKSIYLLASIFLMNLGMVTAQTNPLLGDFNTPHNAAPFDKIKNEHFMPAFEEGIKQGKAEVEKIKNNPEAPTFENTIVALDEVGRSLARTSGIFFNLLSSETNDELQGIAQEVSPMLTAFQNDISLDPVLFERVKAVYNKKDELDLTTEQQTLLENNYIGFVRSGANLSDADKEKFREYSTELSKLSLDFGENVLKETNKYELNITDKSKLAGLPEGALEAAAGKAREKDQEGWTFDISMPSYLPVLQYADNRDLRKELYMAYGSKSFKGDELDNQENVKRIAELRLEMAKLLGYKNYADYVLERRMAMNADGVYGLLNDLYAASYKVAKEEKAEIEEYARKNGFEGDLMPWDWSYYSEKLKVEKFDLNDEMLKPYFELSSVVDGVFGLATELYGITFKENKDIPVYNEEVTAYEVFDADGTFLSVFYTDFHPRPGKRGGAWMNDFKGQWMDNGVDSRPHVTIVMNFTRPTSSKPALLTFSEVETFMHEFGHALHGMLAKSTYSSLSGTNVYRDFVELPSQIMENWAVEKDFLDRFAKHYETGEPIPAELVQKIVDSQNYLAGYLSVRQLSFGYLDMAWHTLEKPFEGDVKDFEETAWKKMQIFPAIDGVCMSTQFGHLFAGGYAAGYYGYKWAEVLDADAFSVFKEKGLFNKDVAASFRENILEKGGTEHPMILYKRFRGQEPSVDALLKRSGLL; this is encoded by the coding sequence ATGAAGAGTATCTATTTATTAGCATCAATCTTTTTAATGAATTTAGGAATGGTAACAGCACAAACAAATCCATTACTTGGAGATTTTAATACACCGCACAATGCGGCACCTTTCGATAAGATTAAAAACGAGCATTTTATGCCGGCTTTCGAGGAAGGAATAAAACAGGGCAAGGCCGAGGTTGAAAAAATCAAGAATAATCCGGAGGCACCAACATTCGAAAACACCATCGTTGCTTTAGACGAGGTTGGCCGTTCGTTGGCACGTACATCGGGTATATTTTTTAACCTGCTGAGTTCGGAAACTAACGACGAATTGCAAGGCATTGCGCAAGAAGTATCGCCAATGCTTACTGCTTTTCAGAACGATATTTCGTTAGATCCCGTGCTTTTTGAACGCGTAAAAGCCGTGTACAACAAAAAAGACGAGCTGGATTTAACCACTGAGCAACAAACGCTTCTGGAGAACAACTACATTGGTTTTGTGCGTAGCGGTGCAAATTTGTCGGATGCCGATAAAGAGAAGTTCCGTGAGTACAGCACCGAGTTGTCGAAATTAAGCCTCGATTTTGGTGAGAACGTATTAAAAGAAACCAATAAATACGAGTTAAACATTACCGACAAAAGTAAGTTGGCCGGATTGCCTGAAGGTGCTTTGGAAGCAGCTGCCGGAAAGGCAAGAGAAAAAGATCAGGAAGGTTGGACTTTCGATATTTCGATGCCAAGCTACCTGCCCGTTTTGCAATATGCCGATAACCGCGATTTGCGTAAAGAATTGTATATGGCGTACGGCTCGAAATCGTTTAAAGGCGATGAGCTGGATAACCAGGAGAATGTAAAACGTATTGCTGAGTTGCGCCTTGAAATGGCCAAATTGTTAGGCTATAAAAACTATGCCGATTACGTTCTGGAACGCCGAATGGCAATGAATGCTGATGGTGTTTACGGTTTACTTAATGATTTGTATGCTGCATCTTATAAAGTGGCAAAAGAAGAAAAAGCTGAGATTGAAGAATATGCCCGCAAAAACGGTTTCGAAGGCGATTTGATGCCTTGGGACTGGAGCTACTACAGCGAAAAACTAAAGGTGGAGAAGTTCGATCTGAACGACGAAATGTTAAAGCCTTATTTCGAATTAAGCAGCGTTGTTGACGGCGTTTTTGGCCTGGCAACCGAACTTTACGGCATAACTTTTAAAGAGAATAAAGACATTCCGGTATACAACGAAGAGGTGACTGCATACGAGGTTTTTGATGCCGACGGAACTTTCCTTTCGGTATTTTACACCGATTTTCACCCGCGTCCCGGGAAACGTGGTGGTGCCTGGATGAACGATTTTAAAGGTCAGTGGATGGACAATGGCGTTGATTCGCGTCCGCACGTCACCATTGTAATGAACTTTACCCGCCCAACTTCAAGCAAACCGGCACTGTTAACCTTTAGCGAGGTGGAAACATTTATGCACGAATTTGGCCACGCCTTGCACGGAATGCTGGCAAAATCAACTTATTCAAGCCTGTCGGGAACCAATGTTTATCGCGATTTTGTTGAGCTTCCATCGCAGATAATGGAAAACTGGGCGGTTGAAAAAGACTTCCTCGATCGTTTTGCAAAACATTATGAAACCGGTGAGCCAATTCCGGCCGAGCTGGTTCAGAAAATTGTTGATTCGCAAAATTACTTGGCCGGATACCTTTCAGTTCGCCAGTTGAGTTTTGGTTATTTAGATATGGCCTGGCACACGCTTGAAAAACCTTTCGAAGGCGATGTGAAAGATTTTGAAGAAACAGCTTGGAAGAAAATGCAGATCTTCCCGGCTATCGACGGTGTTTGTATGAGTACACAGTTCGGACACTTGTTTGCGGGTGGTTATGCAGCCGGATATTACGGTTACAAATGGGCCGAAGTGCTGGATGCCGATGCATTTAGCGTATTTAAAGAAAAAGGCCTGTTCAACAAAGATGTGGCTGCTTCGTTCCGCGAGAATATTTTGGAAAAAGGTGGAACTGAGCACCCGATGATTCTTTACAAACGTTTCCGTGGACAGGAACCAAGCGTTGATGCACTGTTAAAACGAAGTGGATTATTGTAA
- a CDS encoding flavin reductase family protein — MARTYWKPGTIVYPLPAVMVSCGENPEEYNIITIAWTGTINSDPPMCYISVRPGRHSYDIIKRTSEFVINLTTEKLAKATDWCGCRSGRKYNKWKEMNLTPAPAKMVKAPIIEESPVNIECRVKDIVELGSHHMFISEVVSVSVDDTYMNEEQAFSFSKANPLVYSHGHYFGMGKRIGKFGWSVEKKKTKKKRKNN; from the coding sequence ATGGCACGAACGTACTGGAAACCCGGAACAATTGTTTATCCCTTGCCTGCAGTAATGGTAAGTTGTGGCGAAAATCCTGAAGAATACAACATTATAACCATTGCCTGGACCGGCACCATCAACAGCGACCCACCCATGTGTTATATTTCGGTTCGTCCGGGGCGTCATTCATACGACATTATTAAGCGCACCAGCGAATTTGTTATCAACCTCACCACCGAAAAACTGGCAAAAGCAACCGACTGGTGTGGTTGCCGCTCGGGTCGCAAGTACAACAAATGGAAAGAAATGAACCTGACTCCTGCACCCGCCAAAATGGTTAAAGCGCCCATTATCGAGGAATCACCGGTAAATATCGAGTGCCGCGTAAAAGATATTGTTGAGCTGGGCTCGCACCACATGTTTATTTCAGAGGTAGTGAGCGTTTCGGTCGACGATACTTATATGAATGAAGAACAGGCTTTCAGTTTTTCGAAAGCCAATCCTTTGGTTTACAGTCATGGCCACTATTTCGGCATGGGAAAACGAATTGGCAAATTTGGCTGGTCGGTTGAAAAGAAGAAGACAAAAAAGAAACGTAAAAATAATTAG
- the ispG gene encoding (E)-4-hydroxy-3-methylbut-2-enyl-diphosphate synthase, whose protein sequence is MKDRNFNYIKDLTRYQRQETIEVNIGGVPVGSNQPIRIQTMTDTNTTDTEATVEQVIRVVKAGADYVRVTVKGMSDAESLKVIKKELVDRGYNTPLIADIHFNPKLAEVAAQYVSKVRINPGNFYDKRAQFKNKIYTDEEYKQELDIIEKQFVPFIKMLKETKTAMRIGANHGSLSDRVMSRYGDTPAGIAESVMEFLRICKKEDFNNVVVSIKSSNTRVMVYTVRLLNFKMRLENMKFPIHLGVTEAGEGEDGRIKSAVGVGALLSDGIGDTVRISLTEAPKNEIPVALKLVNHFKRYQNHEPISAPMIAQTNPFEYERRDTRPVLNMGGKELPVVIADLGDRSLREMIPIRGKLVPDYFISGNKILDIQGEEYPVITLEEYLFESTRWGRMKFIRTNKAEFDRFMDMHPEIIMKLKQTRKTVLILESYNANPMAELRAFFMSLETHIWKVPVILYRRYNESRLDDLQITASADLGGLLIDGYGDGICLSNDNENITFTELKDLSFGILQASRMRVTKTEFVSCPGCGRTLFNLQETTRAVKAHFKHLDHLKIGIMGCVVNGPGEMGDVDYGFVGAGNNKVNLYKGLKPIKRHIPYENAVEELEQLIRENGDWKDPED, encoded by the coding sequence ATGAAGGATCGTAATTTCAACTATATTAAAGATTTAACCCGCTATCAACGTCAAGAAACAATAGAAGTGAACATTGGAGGAGTTCCCGTTGGTAGTAATCAGCCTATCCGGATTCAAACAATGACCGATACCAATACTACGGATACCGAGGCTACCGTTGAGCAGGTAATTCGTGTGGTAAAGGCCGGAGCCGACTATGTTCGGGTAACTGTAAAAGGCATGTCGGATGCGGAAAGCCTTAAGGTTATCAAGAAGGAATTGGTCGACAGAGGGTATAATACACCTTTAATTGCTGATATACATTTCAATCCGAAACTGGCAGAAGTTGCTGCTCAGTACGTATCGAAAGTGCGTATCAATCCGGGAAATTTCTATGATAAACGTGCACAGTTTAAAAATAAAATCTACACCGACGAAGAATACAAACAAGAGCTTGATATTATTGAAAAGCAGTTTGTACCGTTTATAAAAATGCTGAAAGAAACCAAAACCGCTATGCGAATTGGTGCCAATCACGGATCGCTTTCCGACAGGGTAATGAGCCGCTATGGCGATACTCCGGCAGGAATTGCCGAATCGGTGATGGAATTTCTGCGCATTTGTAAGAAGGAAGATTTTAACAACGTTGTGGTGTCGATTAAGTCGAGCAATACACGCGTAATGGTTTACACCGTTCGTTTGCTGAACTTTAAAATGCGCCTCGAGAATATGAAATTCCCCATTCATTTGGGAGTTACCGAGGCCGGCGAAGGCGAAGACGGACGTATAAAATCTGCCGTTGGAGTTGGAGCTTTGTTGAGTGATGGAATTGGCGACACCGTGCGCATTTCGTTAACCGAAGCACCGAAAAACGAAATTCCGGTGGCCCTGAAACTGGTAAATCATTTTAAACGTTACCAGAATCACGAGCCGATTTCGGCACCAATGATCGCACAAACCAACCCGTTTGAATACGAGCGCCGCGATACCCGCCCGGTACTGAACATGGGAGGAAAAGAACTTCCGGTGGTAATTGCCGATTTGGGCGACAGAAGCTTACGCGAAATGATCCCGATCCGTGGGAAACTGGTTCCTGACTACTTTATTTCGGGAAATAAAATACTCGATATACAAGGCGAAGAATATCCGGTAATTACGCTTGAGGAGTACTTGTTTGAAAGTACCCGCTGGGGACGAATGAAATTTATTCGTACCAACAAAGCGGAATTCGACCGATTTATGGATATGCACCCCGAGATCATCATGAAATTGAAGCAGACCCGGAAAACGGTATTGATTCTTGAAAGTTACAACGCTAATCCGATGGCTGAGTTGAGAGCATTCTTTATGTCGCTTGAAACCCACATTTGGAAAGTGCCTGTTATACTTTACCGCCGCTACAACGAAAGTCGTTTGGATGATCTACAGATCACTGCTTCGGCCGATCTTGGAGGTTTGCTTATTGATGGTTACGGCGATGGAATTTGCCTTTCGAACGACAACGAAAATATTACTTTCACCGAGTTGAAAGACTTGAGTTTTGGCATACTGCAGGCCAGCCGCATGCGTGTTACCAAAACCGAATTTGTTTCGTGTCCCGGTTGCGGACGAACCCTGTTTAACCTACAGGAAACCACCCGCGCTGTAAAAGCACATTTTAAACATCTCGACCACCTGAAAATTGGTATTATGGGTTGTGTGGTAAACGGTCCCGGCGAGATGGGCGATGTGGATTATGGTTTCGTTGGAGCCGGCAATAACAAGGTAAACCTGTATAAAGGTTTGAAGCCCATTAAACGCCATATTCCTTACGAAAATGCGGTGGAAGAACTGGAGCAGCTGATTCGCGAGAATGGCGACTGGAAAGATCCTGAAGATTAA
- the gldA gene encoding gliding motility-associated ABC transporter ATP-binding subunit GldA, which produces MIVETRNITKLFGKQKALDSISFTVNKGELVGFLGPNGAGKSTTMKIITGYLPQDEGDILIDGQKISGQNLEYKKQIGYLPEHNPLYTDLYVKEFLEITAGFYHLKNKKQRIAEMIELTGLGIEQHKKIRALSKGYRQRVGLAQALIHDPSILILDEPTTGLDPNQLEEIRTLIREISKEKTVILSSHIMQEVEAVCNRVLIINKGKIVADGDINDVKAGINIQNQVVVAGFKENVSEDQLLQILGVSSVAKNELGWEIEAKNEADIRQHIFQFAVANKLTLLTLFEKQQNLENVFHQLTQNQT; this is translated from the coding sequence ATGATTGTTGAAACAAGGAATATCACAAAATTGTTTGGGAAACAGAAAGCACTCGATTCGATTAGTTTTACTGTAAACAAAGGCGAACTGGTTGGTTTTCTGGGACCTAACGGAGCCGGCAAATCTACTACCATGAAAATTATTACCGGTTATCTTCCGCAAGATGAAGGTGATATTTTGATTGACGGACAAAAGATTTCGGGGCAAAACCTCGAATACAAGAAGCAAATTGGCTACTTACCCGAGCATAATCCGCTTTATACCGACCTTTATGTGAAGGAATTTCTGGAGATAACCGCCGGTTTTTACCACCTGAAGAATAAAAAACAACGTATTGCAGAAATGATCGAGCTCACGGGCCTGGGAATTGAGCAGCACAAAAAGATACGTGCCCTTTCGAAAGGTTACCGCCAGCGTGTGGGTTTGGCACAGGCTTTAATTCACGATCCGTCGATATTGATTTTGGATGAACCTACAACCGGCCTCGATCCGAACCAGCTGGAAGAAATCAGGACACTGATCCGAGAGATCAGCAAAGAGAAAACGGTTATTCTGTCGTCGCACATCATGCAGGAAGTGGAAGCGGTGTGCAACCGCGTGTTGATAATCAACAAGGGAAAGATTGTTGCCGATGGCGATATCAATGATGTAAAAGCCGGAATTAATATCCAGAATCAAGTTGTGGTTGCCGGATTTAAAGAAAATGTTTCGGAAGATCAGCTTTTACAAATCCTCGGTGTTAGCAGCGTTGCCAAAAATGAGTTGGGTTGGGAAATTGAAGCAAAAAATGAAGCCGACATACGGCAGCACATTTTTCAGTTTGCCGTTGCTAATAAACTAACACTGCTTACGCTTTTTGAAAAGCAACAAAATCTTGAGAATGTTTTTCATCAGCTCACCCAAAATCAGACTTGA
- a CDS encoding glycosyltransferase family 2 protein, with protein sequence MSSETNPKVSVILPFYNAEKTLKTAAESILNQTFHGIELLLINNNSTDASLKIVSALAKTDKRIRLLNETTTGVANAMNCGLKNARGRFISRMDADDVAHPEKLQKQYNYLENNPSIDFLGSEVEYVPHIAENKGFRRFVDWANSFHTPEEIALKQFIEIPVINPTIFFRRELYEKYGGCRDGNFPEDYEMQLRYLSQGAQMAKLPEKLLEWHDYSTRLTRTDERYSTEAFFQTKAFYFKQWSEQHNPFHPNIWIWGAGRKTRQRSAFLQEQGLNIEGYIDIKKTKPDAIFYQDLPQSGQLFIVSMVTNAGAGEKIREFLIQRNYAEGKDFILMG encoded by the coding sequence ATGAGTAGTGAGACAAATCCCAAAGTGTCTGTTATTCTCCCGTTTTACAATGCTGAAAAGACATTGAAGACCGCAGCTGAAAGCATTTTAAATCAAACATTCCACGGTATTGAATTGCTGCTGATCAATAACAATTCAACAGATGCAAGCCTGAAAATTGTCAGTGCGCTGGCCAAAACAGACAAACGTATCCGACTGCTTAACGAAACCACAACAGGAGTCGCCAATGCCATGAACTGCGGATTAAAAAACGCCCGTGGCCGGTTTATTTCCCGCATGGATGCTGATGATGTTGCCCATCCGGAAAAACTACAAAAACAATACAACTACCTCGAAAATAATCCATCAATTGATTTTTTGGGCAGCGAAGTTGAATATGTTCCGCACATCGCAGAAAATAAAGGCTTCCGAAGATTTGTAGATTGGGCAAACTCGTTTCACACGCCTGAAGAAATTGCTTTGAAACAGTTTATTGAGATTCCGGTAATTAACCCAACGATCTTTTTTCGTCGCGAGCTATATGAAAAGTATGGGGGCTGCCGCGACGGCAATTTCCCCGAAGACTACGAAATGCAACTGCGCTACCTGAGCCAAGGAGCCCAAATGGCTAAACTACCCGAAAAGCTGCTGGAGTGGCACGACTACTCCACTCGCCTAACCCGCACCGATGAGCGATATTCGACCGAAGCTTTTTTTCAGACCAAAGCCTTTTATTTTAAACAGTGGTCGGAGCAACACAATCCGTTTCACCCCAATATTTGGATATGGGGAGCCGGCCGTAAAACCCGCCAACGAAGTGCTTTTCTTCAAGAACAGGGGCTGAATATTGAGGGGTATATCGACATAAAAAAAACAAAACCCGATGCCATTTTCTACCAGGACCTTCCCCAATCCGGGCAGCTGTTTATTGTGTCGATGGTAACAAATGCCGGTGCCGGAGAAAAAATCAGGGAGTTTTTAATTCAACGCAATTATGCAGAAGGAAAGGATTTTATCCTGATGGGATAG
- a CDS encoding histidine kinase: MKQLLFFLIVIFVAHNPSKAQPSNSPFEGTTWNVIRERLFNGENAQAYRFEDDIRFQLVGAETHQDSAIVTQLIDELNELFETVQIKMVDTEPNFKLTITQEAGGQSVNSIQLTSGYSIISVNLELGISGALSDKESVKQIYYHTIRQFTKLSAPQSGSSVYGGIFDSPAASDAEFKEIDKDLLKKLYSPDFHKNLKESTVRKHGHQQYLDLRYHNLIKYLSYSFKAILILFGFLFFLSKEPKRKQNPGLLLYIKQRTIILLILPFIYSFITTTGDLSSLLIASPASFAINFLATTIYAVLVLIIIYYSEPFFLKKINSFAGKQAFIFLSTNFAAFIVPSLTIFPFFMLSGKLMYSGFNPVSFWSQGSQTFTIVFVAALRVFYNFIQYRTQSMVNEKDVELAKMKELKNQAELNALHSRINPHFLYNSLNSIASLAHTDADKTENMATGLSDLFRYSINKENKTYVSVAEELEMVKKYLEIEKTRFGDRLTYEINAEESAMEKQIPKFLIQPLVENAVKHGLSKMKGTGKIRVEVKQLEKDMSISIFDNGPDFPDEPVSGYGLQNLHDKLDIIYGKQALINWENGAHKNFTIMLKNQFEL; the protein is encoded by the coding sequence ATGAAACAGTTGTTATTTTTTCTGATAGTCATTTTTGTTGCGCACAATCCATCAAAAGCACAACCAAGCAACAGTCCTTTCGAAGGAACTACCTGGAATGTAATCCGGGAAAGATTATTTAACGGCGAAAATGCACAGGCTTATCGCTTTGAAGATGATATCCGTTTTCAGTTAGTCGGAGCAGAAACTCATCAGGATTCGGCCATTGTTACGCAATTGATTGACGAATTAAACGAACTGTTTGAAACCGTTCAAATAAAAATGGTAGACACCGAACCCAACTTCAAACTAACCATAACACAGGAAGCTGGAGGCCAATCAGTCAATTCCATACAGTTAACTTCAGGTTACAGTATAATATCGGTAAATCTGGAACTTGGAATTTCAGGAGCTTTGAGCGATAAAGAATCAGTAAAACAAATTTATTACCATACCATTCGCCAATTCACAAAGCTTTCCGCACCGCAGTCTGGAAGCTCCGTTTACGGCGGTATTTTTGATTCACCAGCAGCCTCTGATGCTGAATTTAAGGAAATAGATAAAGATCTTCTTAAGAAGCTATATTCTCCCGATTTCCATAAGAATCTTAAAGAAAGCACGGTTAGAAAACACGGCCATCAACAATATTTAGATTTGAGGTACCACAATCTGATTAAATACTTGTCGTACTCATTTAAAGCAATTTTAATACTATTTGGATTCCTTTTTTTCCTTTCTAAAGAACCTAAAAGAAAACAAAATCCCGGTTTACTTTTGTATATAAAACAAAGGACAATAATCCTGTTAATACTTCCTTTTATCTACTCGTTCATCACAACAACCGGCGATCTTTCATCCTTATTGATAGCCAGTCCGGCTTCTTTTGCAATCAACTTTCTGGCAACAACTATTTACGCAGTGCTGGTGCTCATTATTATCTATTATTCCGAGCCTTTTTTTCTGAAAAAGATAAATAGTTTTGCAGGAAAACAGGCTTTCATATTTCTAAGTACAAATTTTGCAGCCTTTATTGTTCCTTCGTTAACGATCTTTCCTTTTTTTATGTTATCAGGCAAACTAATGTATTCTGGGTTTAATCCTGTTTCTTTCTGGTCGCAAGGTTCACAGACATTTACAATTGTTTTTGTGGCGGCATTAAGGGTGTTCTACAATTTCATTCAATATCGCACTCAAAGCATGGTAAATGAAAAAGACGTTGAATTGGCCAAAATGAAAGAGCTAAAAAACCAGGCCGAGTTAAATGCGCTGCATTCGCGAATCAACCCGCACTTTTTATACAACTCTTTGAATTCAATTGCCAGCCTGGCTCACACCGATGCCGACAAAACCGAGAACATGGCCACCGGACTTTCCGATTTGTTCAGGTACTCGATCAACAAAGAAAACAAAACCTATGTGTCGGTTGCCGAAGAACTGGAAATGGTAAAAAAATATCTTGAAATAGAAAAAACGCGTTTTGGCGACCGGCTGACATACGAAATAAATGCTGAAGAAAGTGCCATGGAAAAACAAATTCCAAAATTCCTGATTCAACCACTGGTAGAAAATGCGGTAAAACACGGGCTTTCGAAAATGAAAGGCACGGGGAAAATCAGGGTGGAAGTTAAACAACTGGAAAAAGATATGTCAATTTCTATTTTTGACAACGGCCCCGATTTCCCGGATGAACCGGTTAGTGGTTACGGCCTGCAAAACCTGCACGATAAGCTCGATATAATTTATGGAAAGCAGGCGCTTATTAACTGGGAAAACGGTGCACACAAAAATTTTACTATTATGCTGAAAAATCAGTTTGAATTATGA